The following are encoded together in the Petrotoga olearia DSM 13574 genome:
- a CDS encoding ArsR/SmtB family transcription factor — protein sequence MAKKIQPIERCYSDVIHEEIVNKVREKMPQEETLYDLAELFKVFGDSTRIKILWALDESEMCVCDIAFLLNMTQSAISHQLRVLKQAGLVKSRREGKIVFYSLEDEHVKQIFDQGLIHISEESK from the coding sequence ATGGCAAAAAAAATTCAACCAATTGAAAGATGCTACTCTGATGTAATACATGAGGAAATTGTAAATAAAGTGCGAGAAAAAATGCCTCAAGAAGAAACTCTATATGATCTAGCAGAACTATTTAAAGTTTTTGGAGATTCAACAAGAATTAAGATACTCTGGGCATTAGATGAATCAGAGATGTGCGTTTGCGATATTGCATTCTTATTAAATATGACCCAATCAGCAATTTCACATCAGCTAAGAGTCTTAAAGCAGGCTGGACTAGTAAAGAGCAGAAGAGAAGGAAAGATTGTATTCTACTCTCTTGAAGATGAACATGTAAAGCAAATATTTGACCAGGGATTAATTCATATTTCAGAAGAAAGTAAGTAA
- a CDS encoding recombinase family protein: MRNHTKGKDVRKVAHTPYGYRIENGRAVIDEEKAEKVRSLYRGYLSGLSLSVAAKTAGIDAYHGTAGRMLRNERYLGDDYYPAIIDKETYEKAEAERVKRAKKLGRIFEPKKEDKPTISKKFTIGQVIQKYTNPFTQAEYVYSLIESEGQ, encoded by the coding sequence ATGCGGAATCACACTAAGGGAAAGGATGTGAGAAAAGTGGCACATACGCCTTACGGCTATAGGATAGAGAATGGTAGAGCAGTTATCGATGAAGAAAAAGCTGAAAAGGTTAGGAGTTTGTATAGGGGATACTTATCAGGCCTTTCTTTATCGGTCGCAGCAAAGACTGCTGGAATAGATGCTTATCATGGAACTGCTGGAAGGATGCTAAGAAACGAACGTTATCTTGGTGATGATTATTACCCTGCCATCATTGATAAAGAGACCTACGAAAAAGCAGAAGCAGAGAGGGTAAAGAGAGCGAAAAAGCTAGGTAGAATCTTTGAACCCAAGAAAGAAGACAAACCTACTATTTCTAAGAAGTTTACCATAGGACAAGTAATTCAGAAGTATACAAATCCTTTTACACAAGCGGAGTATGTTTATAGCTTAATAGAAAGTGAGGGACAGTAA
- a CDS encoding Csac_0668 family 2Fe-2S cluster-binding (seleno)protein, translating to MGKETLSNYCCGNLGESSCEVEKNNFCPVCEKQGTLVKNITVKHMVLNELTEQIGDNDYYLCMNEECDITYYNTKFNVKFNKQQVKVPIWFKKDADPKYACYCSEVTEDQVIEAVVKHGAKTVKEVNAITGAMKNSNCKENNPLGVCCHKIIQEAIDKGLK from the coding sequence ATGGGAAAGGAAACTTTGAGTAATTATTGTTGCGGAAATTTAGGAGAATCATCTTGTGAGGTAGAAAAGAACAATTTTTGTCCTGTATGCGAAAAACAAGGTACTCTTGTTAAAAACATTACAGTAAAGCATATGGTACTTAACGAGTTAACGGAACAAATCGGTGATAACGATTATTATTTATGTATGAATGAGGAATGTGATATTACTTACTATAATACGAAATTTAATGTTAAGTTTAATAAACAACAGGTTAAAGTCCCAATATGGTTTAAGAAAGATGCAGATCCTAAGTATGCTTGTTATTGCAGCGAAGTCACAGAAGATCAGGTAATTGAAGCAGTTGTAAAGCATGGCGCGAAAACCGTAAAAGAAGTGAATGCCATAACTGGGGCAATGAAAAATTCTAATTGTAAAGAAAACAATCCGTTGGGAGTATGTTGCCATAAGATTATTCAGGAAGCTATCGATAAAGGCTTAAAGTAA
- a CDS encoding DUF6440 family protein, whose amino-acid sequence MFKKQKKQERFVIKEEQSLGLGAIYIVVDTQTGVNYLMNTGIGPKGITPLLDSDGKVIVDKLGIKQ is encoded by the coding sequence ATGTTTAAAAAACAGAAGAAACAGGAACGGTTTGTCATTAAAGAAGAACAATCATTAGGATTAGGTGCTATTTATATCGTTGTTGATACTCAAACTGGAGTTAATTATTTAATGAATACTGGTATTGGGCCAAAGGGTATTACACCGTTATTAGATTCAGATGGTAAAGTAATTGTTGACAAGTTAGGAATAAAGCAATGA
- the lspA gene encoding signal peptidase II, giving the protein MFYIFIITILTGIDQWTKYLIETQLKPIGAIPIVKDIFHLTYARNTGAAFSILRDKQAFLILVTTIVVGALIYYLIKILKTGEVAFKLSLAIIIGGALGNLIDRVRLNYVTDFLDFTLINYPIFNLADVFVVSGVVMLSYMLLFKGDMPKISKM; this is encoded by the coding sequence ATGTTCTATATTTTTATTATCACAATATTGACAGGGATTGATCAGTGGACTAAATATCTTATAGAAACACAATTAAAACCGATAGGTGCTATACCCATAGTTAAAGATATATTCCATTTGACTTATGCAAGGAATACAGGAGCAGCTTTTAGCATATTGAGGGATAAGCAGGCATTTTTAATATTAGTCACAACCATTGTTGTTGGCGCATTAATATACTATTTGATAAAAATATTAAAGACAGGAGAAGTAGCCTTTAAGCTATCCTTGGCGATAATTATTGGTGGAGCTTTAGGAAATCTTATCGATAGAGTTAGATTGAACTATGTAACCGACTTTCTCGATTTCACACTAATTAATTACCCCATATTTAATTTAGCAGACGTATTTGTAGTTTCAGGAGTTGTCATGCTTTCATATATGCTTTTGTTTAAAGGAGATATGCCCAAAATCTCAAAGATGTGA
- a CDS encoding heavy metal translocating P-type ATPase → MLKKEVILEGLDCANCAAKIEDEVNKLNGVKAYMNFMNKTLTLEIESEQEYKNILQQVKTIVHKHEPDVVVKEKSVNKSNKKVLILEGLGCANCAAKMEKEISGLEGVEFAAVDFVSKKLTLEISPKVNRSELNEKIEGIVKKIEPDVKVIFEENNSKTKINENNEEEEEGVNKKEIIRLVVGGAIFAVGIIFNFQNWLELTLFIISYIIVGGEVVLRAIKGIARGQVFSEHFLMSIATIGAFFVGEYPEGVAVMLFYLVGELFQDIAVGHSRKSIRALMDIRPDYANLKVGDEIRKVSPEEVNIGDIIIVKPGEKVPLDGKVIEGNSMVDTAALTGESVPRELEPGNDALSGFINKNGVLTIEVTKDFGDSTVSKILDLVQNASSKKAPTEKFITKFARFYTPIVVFGALALAIIPPLVIPGATFSTWIYRALVFLVISCPCALVISIPLGFFGGIGGASKRGILVKGSNYLDALNNVETVVFDKTGTLTKGIFEVVDVNPQADFTDEELIEYAAFAESHSSHPIALSILKVYNKDVDTTKIEDYEEIAGHGILAKVGGKEILAGNSKLMNKENIKYQEVETLGTIVHVAVDKKYAGNIVISDAVKEDSADAIKGLKALGVRNTVMLTGDSKAVGEKIATQLGIDKVYTELLPTDKVEKIEALDAKKSHKGKIVFVGDGINDAPVLARADIGVAMGGLGSDAAIEAADIVIMTDEPSKIVTAIKVAKRTRKIVMQNIVFALGVKAIFLALGAVGVATMWEAVFADMGVAIIAILNAMRVMNTKSI, encoded by the coding sequence ATGTTAAAGAAGGAAGTAATTTTAGAAGGTTTAGATTGTGCAAATTGTGCAGCTAAAATTGAAGATGAGGTTAATAAATTAAATGGAGTCAAAGCCTATATGAACTTCATGAACAAGACATTGACTTTAGAAATTGAATCAGAGCAAGAGTATAAGAATATATTACAGCAAGTTAAAACCATAGTACACAAGCACGAACCGGATGTGGTAGTGAAAGAAAAATCCGTTAACAAGAGCAATAAAAAAGTATTAATACTTGAAGGACTTGGCTGCGCGAATTGTGCAGCTAAAATGGAAAAAGAAATAAGCGGTCTAGAAGGAGTTGAATTTGCTGCAGTAGATTTTGTTTCGAAGAAACTAACACTGGAAATAAGTCCGAAAGTCAACCGCTCTGAGTTAAATGAGAAGATTGAAGGCATAGTAAAGAAAATAGAGCCAGATGTAAAGGTCATTTTTGAGGAGAATAACTCCAAGACCAAAATAAACGAAAATAACGAAGAGGAAGAAGAAGGTGTCAACAAAAAAGAAATCATAAGACTTGTGGTCGGTGGAGCAATATTTGCCGTGGGAATCATCTTTAATTTCCAAAATTGGCTTGAGCTTACCTTGTTTATTATTAGTTATATCATAGTTGGTGGAGAGGTTGTCTTAAGAGCAATAAAAGGTATTGCCCGCGGTCAGGTATTCAGTGAGCATTTTTTGATGAGTATTGCTACCATTGGTGCTTTCTTCGTTGGAGAGTATCCAGAAGGTGTAGCAGTTATGCTGTTCTATCTGGTAGGTGAATTGTTTCAGGATATAGCTGTAGGTCACTCCAGAAAATCAATACGTGCTTTGATGGATATTCGTCCTGACTATGCAAATCTTAAAGTTGGCGATGAGATCAGGAAAGTATCTCCTGAAGAGGTAAACATAGGTGACATCATTATTGTTAAGCCAGGAGAAAAAGTTCCCCTCGATGGCAAGGTTATAGAAGGAAACTCAATGGTTGACACTGCAGCGTTAACAGGGGAATCTGTTCCTCGTGAACTCGAGCCAGGAAACGATGCATTGAGCGGATTCATTAATAAAAATGGCGTTTTGACAATAGAGGTAACAAAGGATTTTGGTGATTCAACTGTATCTAAAATTTTGGATCTGGTTCAGAATGCCAGCAGTAAGAAGGCTCCTACAGAAAAATTTATAACAAAATTTGCCCGTTTCTATACTCCGATTGTAGTCTTTGGAGCATTAGCCTTAGCAATCATACCTCCATTGGTGATCCCCGGTGCAACTTTCTCTACATGGATATATCGAGCCTTAGTGTTCTTAGTTATATCTTGTCCATGTGCGTTAGTAATTTCAATACCATTGGGCTTCTTCGGAGGGATTGGTGGAGCATCGAAGAGAGGTATATTAGTAAAAGGCAGTAACTATCTTGACGCGTTGAACAATGTGGAAACAGTTGTTTTCGATAAGACAGGTACTTTAACTAAAGGTATATTTGAGGTTGTGGATGTTAACCCCCAAGCCGATTTTACTGATGAGGAATTGATTGAATATGCAGCATTTGCTGAAAGTCACTCAAGTCATCCAATTGCACTATCCATTTTGAAAGTCTATAACAAAGATGTCGATACCACTAAAATTGAAGACTATGAGGAAATTGCAGGTCATGGGATTTTAGCTAAAGTTGGTGGTAAAGAGATTCTTGCCGGAAATAGCAAACTGATGAATAAAGAAAACATTAAATATCAGGAAGTTGAGACTCTGGGTACAATAGTACATGTTGCAGTAGACAAGAAATATGCAGGCAATATTGTAATCTCTGACGCAGTGAAGGAAGATTCAGCTGATGCGATTAAAGGATTGAAGGCATTAGGTGTTAGAAATACTGTTATGCTTACTGGTGATTCGAAGGCAGTTGGGGAAAAAATAGCAACCCAACTTGGAATTGACAAGGTGTATACTGAATTGTTACCGACCGACAAGGTAGAAAAAATTGAGGCTCTGGATGCTAAGAAATCTCATAAGGGGAAAATTGTATTTGTTGGAGATGGTATCAATGATGCACCAGTACTTGCGAGAGCTGATATTGGCGTGGCAATGGGCGGCTTGGGGTCTGATGCTGCAATTGAAGCAGCTGATATAGTTATCATGACGGATGAACCATCAAAAATTGTCACTGCAATTAAAGTAGCAAAAAGGACTAGGAAAATTGTGATGCAAAACATTGTGTTTGCATTAGGGGTTAAAGCCATATTCCTTGCACTTGGTGCGGTGGGAGTTGCAACTATGTGGGAAGCTGTATTCGCTGACATGGGTGTGGCAATAATCGCAATATTAAATGCAATGAGGGTAATGAATACAAAAAGTATATAG
- the namA gene encoding NADPH dehydrogenase NamA — protein sequence MSKLFTPFKVKGLEFKNRIMMSPMCMYSASDDGKLTDWHFVHYSTRAMGGVGLIMQEATAVERRGRITAKDLGLWDDSQVEPLKRMVDFVHSIGCKIGVQLAHAGRKCEVRSETIVAPSVMDWSEEYPVPAELTKEEIKDIVKAFGQAAMRAVKAGYDTVEVHAAHGYLIHEFLSPLSNKRADEYGGKRENRVRFLQEVLNEIKKNIPDNMPIFMRVSATDFVDGGLDINETVEIVKLVKGLVDVVDCSSGGLLSPRIDLYPGYQIIYADTVKRETGVPSVAVGLISSPDMAEEIIGNGRADMVALGRVLLRQPYWPVYAAHELKDGDIIAEQYYRGRYR from the coding sequence ATGAGTAAACTTTTTACACCGTTTAAGGTAAAGGGACTTGAATTTAAAAATCGTATTATGATGTCTCCTATGTGCATGTATTCCGCCAGTGATGACGGAAAGTTAACCGACTGGCACTTTGTACATTATAGTACTAGGGCGATGGGAGGCGTCGGTCTTATTATGCAGGAGGCTACTGCCGTTGAGAGGCGCGGCAGGATTACTGCCAAAGACTTAGGCCTCTGGGATGACAGTCAGGTTGAGCCTCTGAAAAGAATGGTGGATTTTGTACATTCAATAGGATGCAAAATAGGAGTTCAGTTGGCCCATGCAGGTAGGAAATGCGAGGTTAGGAGCGAGACGATTGTGGCCCCGTCAGTCATGGATTGGAGCGAGGAGTATCCCGTGCCAGCGGAGCTAACTAAGGAAGAGATTAAGGATATTGTAAAGGCTTTTGGCCAGGCTGCCATGAGAGCGGTAAAAGCTGGATACGATACTGTGGAGGTACATGCAGCACATGGTTACCTTATTCATGAATTTTTATCACCACTTTCGAACAAACGGGCGGATGAGTACGGTGGAAAAAGAGAAAATAGAGTGAGATTTTTGCAGGAAGTATTAAATGAGATAAAGAAAAACATACCCGATAATATGCCAATTTTTATGAGAGTATCAGCCACAGACTTTGTAGATGGAGGGCTTGACATAAATGAGACGGTAGAGATAGTAAAGCTTGTTAAAGGCCTTGTGGATGTTGTGGATTGCAGTTCTGGTGGACTTTTATCGCCAAGGATAGATTTATATCCCGGATATCAGATCATTTACGCAGACACTGTAAAAAGGGAAACGGGGGTACCGTCTGTAGCTGTAGGTTTGATATCCAGCCCCGACATGGCGGAAGAAATAATAGGAAACGGAAGGGCGGATATGGTAGCACTAGGTAGGGTGCTCCTAAGGCAGCCATATTGGCCTGTATATGCAGCACATGAGCTTAAGGATGGAGATATAATAGCAGAGCAGTATTACAGGGGGAGATATAGATAA
- a CDS encoding YcdB/YcdC domain-containing protein has protein sequence MKKILLLALVNVMFISMLALSVFAAEPTYSSQKAKDLVSEISGIDSAKFSANLGQRYDAPSQAWNIHYRDQEISVNAIVDASTGELVNYGYYKNYYSGSKDSNVPNYTRDELKETAVNFIKRYAPDKYEQIDKEPDFQYGFYNYKNGQTNYTYHFKRNIEQLSGLNQGIDINQGIDISIDATTGKISNYHINWIDISKVDIDGLLSGEEALEKLDQIMGGTFLVQKEIWREYLPPEKKLLYAPSNNLGLYPLPMGINARTGEPVNYTGQTFEIGEREEYKVTNVNKMSPLGKMDEKKAKFFAEEYLKSMGNDPEKFTLNININENYNDQNIKVYNIFANHGDKDRNIDFNSVIEVETGKIISINYGEWLNQPTFPDADNGIGIEKAVEIAKDYLSKARLPFENMLVVSGKDYNYTVNFIMYQDGVLYPVNTVKVNIDNDGEIVRFNINYRDIEKIDTTGIITIEEARAKLSQYQKLQLSFILPRDQYSGNPVGDPIPVYQLSYINGYGIDAKTGEFVEYGESNLPVPVGKFDPYTAVKGDKNERVLKIFIDTGIMPQPVPEVSENVTVGQAALILTKTFIPNYYPMPEPRTEEGAVETTPEGIALETLMKQGVIKEDVKPSDAVTRSQIALWLSRAAGYDKLLDSDISFIPAPKDIEDLDKEVKNSIAIVTTLKVMNAKDGEFKPCDLLTFSDFCAIVYNAMKNM, from the coding sequence ATGAAAAAGATTTTATTACTTGCGCTTGTGAATGTTATGTTCATAAGCATGTTGGCGCTGTCAGTCTTTGCGGCAGAGCCAACGTATTCTTCCCAGAAAGCTAAAGACCTAGTATCCGAGATCTCAGGTATCGATTCGGCAAAGTTTAGTGCCAACCTGGGTCAGAGGTATGACGCACCAAGTCAGGCATGGAATATTCACTATAGGGATCAAGAAATCAGTGTCAATGCCATAGTGGATGCTTCCACAGGTGAGCTGGTAAACTATGGGTACTACAAAAACTATTATTCCGGCAGCAAAGACAGCAATGTGCCAAACTACACCAGGGATGAGCTCAAAGAGACAGCTGTAAACTTCATAAAGAGATACGCACCAGACAAATATGAACAGATAGACAAGGAACCTGATTTTCAATATGGATTTTATAATTATAAAAACGGGCAGACAAATTATACCTATCATTTCAAGAGAAACATTGAACAGCTAAGCGGGCTCAACCAGGGGATAGATATCAACCAAGGGATAGATATAAGTATTGATGCCACGACCGGAAAGATATCAAATTATCACATTAACTGGATAGACATATCCAAGGTTGACATCGATGGGTTACTGAGCGGAGAAGAAGCATTAGAGAAACTAGATCAGATAATGGGTGGTACATTTCTTGTCCAGAAGGAGATATGGAGAGAGTACTTGCCACCCGAAAAAAAGCTCTTGTATGCTCCATCCAATAACCTTGGCTTATATCCTTTGCCAATGGGGATTAATGCCAGAACGGGGGAACCCGTAAACTACACAGGTCAGACTTTTGAGATTGGCGAAAGGGAAGAGTATAAAGTGACCAATGTAAATAAAATGTCTCCCCTGGGGAAGATGGATGAAAAGAAGGCAAAGTTTTTTGCTGAAGAATATCTGAAGAGTATGGGTAATGACCCGGAAAAATTCACTCTAAACATCAACATAAATGAAAACTATAACGATCAAAATATAAAGGTATATAATATTTTTGCTAATCATGGTGATAAAGATAGAAACATCGATTTTAACTCAGTAATTGAGGTGGAGACAGGGAAGATAATAAGCATTAATTATGGCGAATGGCTAAATCAGCCGACTTTCCCTGATGCTGATAATGGTATAGGAATAGAAAAGGCAGTGGAAATTGCAAAGGATTATTTATCCAAGGCAAGGCTTCCTTTTGAAAACATGCTGGTGGTGTCCGGAAAGGATTACAACTACACAGTAAACTTCATAATGTATCAGGACGGAGTCTTATACCCCGTTAATACGGTTAAGGTCAATATTGATAACGACGGTGAGATAGTTCGATTTAATATTAATTACCGTGACATCGAGAAAATCGATACTACTGGAATTATTACCATTGAAGAAGCCAGGGCAAAGCTGTCTCAGTATCAAAAACTTCAGCTCTCCTTCATCTTACCGAGAGATCAGTATTCAGGAAATCCGGTGGGAGACCCGATTCCTGTCTATCAGCTCTCCTATATCAATGGCTATGGCATAGACGCCAAAACGGGTGAGTTTGTAGAATATGGTGAATCGAACTTGCCTGTACCAGTGGGAAAGTTCGACCCTTATACCGCGGTAAAAGGAGATAAGAACGAAAGGGTCTTAAAGATTTTCATTGATACGGGTATTATGCCTCAACCAGTACCGGAAGTTAGTGAAAATGTGACGGTAGGCCAGGCTGCATTAATACTTACTAAAACATTTATTCCAAATTATTATCCGATGCCAGAGCCCAGAACAGAGGAAGGGGCTGTAGAAACCACGCCTGAAGGAATCGCCTTGGAGACATTAATGAAACAGGGTGTGATAAAAGAAGATGTGAAACCATCCGATGCAGTTACAAGATCCCAGATTGCCCTCTGGCTTTCAAGAGCTGCAGGTTATGATAAACTCTTAGATTCGGATATAAGTTTCATACCAGCGCCAAAAGATATCGAGGACCTGGACAAGGAAGTCAAAAACAGTATAGCCATTGTAACTACCCTAAAGGTAATGAATGCAAAAGACGGGGAATTTAAACCCTGCGATTTGCTGACATTCTCGGATTTCTGCGCTATAGTATATAATGCCATGAAAAATATGTAG
- a CDS encoding helix-turn-helix domain-containing protein, producing MLKTYKFRIYPTNKQANKQINKLNESFTILLFLNP from the coding sequence ATGTTAAAAACATACAAGTTTCGTATATATCCAACAAACAAACAAGCAAACAAGCAAATAAACAAACTTAACGAGTCATTTACAATCCTTCTATTCCTCAATCCTTGA
- a CDS encoding MOSC domain-containing protein, whose protein sequence is MARVTAVNISQEKGVIKEPIPLGYFKENHGLMGDAHAGEWHRQVSLLGQESIDKIAALGIEGLSAGKFAENLTTEGIDLYKYPVGTRLRIGEAVMEISQIGKKCHTKCAIFEQVGVCAMPREGVFTKVIKGGYIRPGDEIEVLE, encoded by the coding sequence ATGGCAAGGGTTACGGCAGTTAATATAAGCCAGGAGAAAGGAGTAATAAAGGAGCCGATACCTTTGGGGTATTTCAAGGAAAACCACGGTCTGATGGGAGATGCCCATGCTGGAGAATGGCATAGACAAGTGAGCCTCTTAGGCCAGGAAAGTATTGATAAGATTGCTGCACTGGGCATCGAAGGCCTTAGTGCGGGAAAATTTGCCGAGAACCTCACGACAGAGGGTATAGATTTATATAAATATCCCGTAGGGACAAGGCTCAGGATAGGCGAGGCAGTAATGGAAATCAGTCAGATAGGCAAAAAATGTCATACAAAATGTGCAATCTTTGAGCAGGTGGGTGTCTGCGCTATGCCCAGGGAAGGGGTGTTCACAAAGGTAATAAAGGGCGGATATATACGTCCCGGAGATGAGATAGAAGTCTTGGAATAA
- a CDS encoding recombinase family protein, translating to MAVSKNVMIIPAIKRMGNNRKEDETPKLRVAAYCRVSTDSDEQASSYEVQIEHYTEFIKKNSEWEFAGIFADDGISGTNTKNRDEFNRMIDECMAGKIDMVITKSISRFARNTLDCLQYIRKLKDKNVAVYFEKENINTLDAKGEIMLTIMASLAQQESQSLSQNVKLGYQYRYQQGEVMVNCSRFLGYTKDENKRLVIVPEEAEIVKRIYREYLEGSSMDKIKKGLETDGILTGAGKKRWHTSTIRKILSNEKYIGDALLQKTYTVDFLTKKRVVNNGIVPQYYVENNHEAIIPREIFMQVQEELVRRSRGHISTSGKKRNFSSNHVFSQIIFCGECGEIYRRVHWNNRGKKSIVWRCVSRLENTGLTCHSRTVLEDMIGIATVEAINKLIGQKDGFLTILKENIETVISETGNNVVSEIDKKLEELQKDLLRLANSKEDYNDIADEIYRLREERHKALAEEAGKKGSKQRLEDMEKFLNEQSTLLEEYDEQLVRRLIEKITVYDDKLTIEFKSGVEIDIEK from the coding sequence ATGGCAGTTAGTAAAAATGTAATGATTATACCTGCAATAAAACGCATGGGCAACAATCGAAAAGAAGATGAAACACCAAAACTTCGGGTTGCTGCTTATTGTCGAGTTTCTACCGACAGTGATGAACAAGCTAGTAGTTACGAAGTGCAGATTGAACATTATACTGAATTTATTAAGAAAAATTCAGAGTGGGAATTTGCAGGGATCTTTGCTGATGATGGTATCAGCGGTACAAATACAAAAAATCGTGATGAATTTAATCGAATGATTGATGAGTGTATGGCTGGGAAAATTGATATGGTTATTACCAAATCAATAAGCCGATTTGCTAGAAATACCTTGGACTGTCTACAATACATCAGAAAACTTAAAGATAAAAATGTTGCGGTATATTTTGAGAAAGAAAATATCAATACACTGGATGCCAAAGGTGAAATTATGCTTACCATTATGGCATCCTTAGCGCAACAAGAGAGCCAGTCACTAAGCCAGAATGTAAAGCTTGGTTACCAATACCGATACCAACAGGGAGAGGTAATGGTCAATTGTTCTAGGTTTTTAGGATATACCAAAGATGAAAATAAGCGATTAGTAATTGTGCCGGAGGAAGCTGAAATTGTTAAAAGGATTTACCGAGAGTATCTTGAAGGCTCCAGTATGGATAAAATCAAAAAAGGACTTGAAACTGATGGCATACTTACGGGAGCGGGGAAAAAAAGGTGGCATACCAGTACTATAAGGAAAATATTAAGCAATGAAAAATACATTGGTGATGCATTGCTCCAAAAAACTTATACGGTAGATTTTCTTACAAAAAAGAGGGTTGTGAATAACGGAATCGTACCTCAGTATTATGTAGAGAATAACCATGAAGCCATTATCCCGCGTGAAATTTTCATGCAGGTACAAGAAGAGTTAGTTCGTAGAAGTAGAGGACATATAAGTACTAGTGGAAAGAAAAGAAACTTTAGTTCAAATCATGTATTTTCGCAAATTATCTTCTGTGGTGAGTGTGGCGAAATATACCGTAGAGTTCATTGGAATAATCGAGGTAAAAAATCGATTGTTTGGAGATGCGTCAGTAGACTTGAGAATACAGGGTTAACTTGTCATTCCCGAACCGTGCTGGAGGATATGATAGGTATTGCTACGGTAGAGGCAATTAATAAACTAATAGGGCAAAAGGATGGCTTTTTAACTATCTTAAAGGAAAATATAGAAACAGTGATAAGTGAAACGGGCAATAATGTTGTTTCCGAGATAGATAAAAAGCTAGAGGAATTACAAAAAGACCTTTTGAGACTGGCCAATTCCAAAGAGGATTATAACGATATAGCCGATGAGATTTACAGGCTCAGAGAGGAAAGACATAAGGCTTTAGCAGAAGAAGCTGGCAAAAAAGGCTCCAAGCAAAGACTAGAAGATATGGAAAAGTTCCTAAATGAACAATCCACCCTCCTTGAGGAGTATGATGAGCAACTAGTAAGGAGACTTATAGAGAAAATAACGGTTTATGATGACAAACTAACTATTGAATTTAAATCTGGTGTAGAAATTGATATAGAAAAATAA